A DNA window from Macadamia integrifolia cultivar HAES 741 chromosome 4, SCU_Mint_v3, whole genome shotgun sequence contains the following coding sequences:
- the LOC122075831 gene encoding ornithine decarboxylase-like, giving the protein MGSDQIQAVSSSHEVLRSVLAAPGVKGKMVTSSSENGLTNLIQSIISKKQEQKDPFYVLDLGVVFSLVEKWNRSLPNVRPFYAVKCNPEPALLGALAALGTGFDCASRAEIEAVLSLGVSPDRIIFANPCKAESHIKYAAGVGVNLTTFDSQDEIEKIRKWHPTCSLLLRLKAPDDSGARCPLGAKYGALPEEVTPLLQACHAAGIAVAGISFHVGSGASHSRAYHGAIAAAKAAFETAVELGMPRMSILNIGGGFTMGSNFNDAAVTIEEALESYFSNEPGLTIISEPGRFFAESAFTLAVNIIGKRVRGNLREYWINDGIYGSMNCLLYDHATVTAMPLDPTGRGVKTYLSTVFGPTCDALDTVLTGHQLPELQVNDWLVFPNMGAYTTSAGSNFNGFNTSAIAIHLACSNPS; this is encoded by the coding sequence ATGGGCAGTGATCAAATCCAAGCAGTGAGTTCAAGCCACGAGGTCCTCCGGTCAGTCTTGGCTGCGCCAGGGGTGAAAGGGAAGATGGTAACCAGCTCATCAGAGAATGGTCTAACCAATTTGATACAGTCCATCATCTCCAAGAAACAAGAGCAGAAAGACCCTTTCTACGTACTCGACCTGGGGGTGGTGTTTAGCCTAGTGGAGAAATGGAACCGTTCCCTTCCCAATGTCCGCCCCTTCTATGCTGTCAAGTGTAATCCAGAGCCGGCCCTCCTTGGTGCTCTTGCAGCTCTTGGTACTGGCTTCGACTGTGCTAGCCGGGCCGAGATCGAGGCCGTGTTATCACTGGGAGTCTCCCCAGATCGAATCATCTTTGCCAACCCATGTAAGGCTGAGTCCCATATCAAATACGCTGCTGGTGTCGGCGTTAACCTCACAACCTTCGACTCTCAGGATGAAATCGAGAAGATACGAAAGTGGCACCCAACGTGTTCGCTGTTGCTCCGACTTAAGGCCCCGGACGATAGCGGCGCAAGGTGCCCATTGGGGGCCAAGTACGGTGCATTGCCTGAAGAGGTTACGCCCCTCCTTCAAGCTTGCCATGCTGCAGGTATTGCCGTCGCCGGAATCTCATTCCATGTGGGTAGCGGCGCTTCCCACTCACGCGCCTACCATGGCGCCATAGCTGCGGCTAAAGCAGCCTTCGAGACGGCGGTGGAGCTTGGCATGCCCCGCATGAGCATCCTCAACATCGGCGGGGGTTTCACGATGGGTTCCAACTTCAACGATGCTGCTGTTACCATTGAGGAAGCTTTGGAGTCATACTTCTCAAATGAACCGGGTCTGACCATTATATCCGAGCCGGGTCGGTTCTTTGCAGAGAGCGCATTCACTTTGGCTGTCAACATTATAGGGAAGCGTGTACGTGGCAACCTTAGGGAGTACTGGATCAACGATGGGATCTATGGGTCCATGAATTGTTTACTGTACGACCATGCGACCGTGACAGCGATGCCGTTGGACCCAACCGGTCGAGGGGTGAAGACCTATCTGTCGACGGTGTTTGGGCCCACATGTGATGCTCTGGACACAGTTCTGACGGGGCACCAACTACCGGAGCTCCAGGTAAACGACTGGCTTGTGTTTCCCAACATGGGTGCTTACACAACGTCTGCTGGGTCCAACTTCAATGGCTTCAACACTTCAGCCATTGCCATTCACCTTGCCTGTTCGAATCCGAGTTAA